From Spea bombifrons isolate aSpeBom1 chromosome 6, aSpeBom1.2.pri, whole genome shotgun sequence, a single genomic window includes:
- the LRRC8C gene encoding volume-regulated anion channel subunit LRRC8C — MIPVTEFRQFSEQQPAFRVLKPWWDVFTDYLAMVMLMVGVFGCTLQVMQDKIICLPKRIQTSDNSSAYNASTFAATTLPLPAPNPTASTGTVEMKGLKTNLDIQQYSYINQMCYERALHWYAKYFPYLVLIHTLVFMLCSNFWFKFPGSSSKIEHFISILGKCFDSPWTTRALSEVSGEEPEEKDNVKNNMTKSITSPPAADSPLVKTQSLRSIPEKFVVDKTTAGALDKKEGEQAKALFEKVKKFRLHVEEGDLLYTMYVRQTFLKVVKVIIILGYNSVLVSEVRYTVQCNVDIQDMTGYKNFSCNHTMAHLFSKLSFCYLCFVGVYGLTCIYTIYWLFYRSLKEYSFEYVRQETGIDDIPDVRNDFAFMFHMIDQYDPLYSKRFAVFLSEVSENKLKQLNLNNEWTADKLRQRSQTNANNRLEIQLFMLSGIPDTIFEVTELQALKLEIINNVTIPATIAQLDHLEELSLYQCSLKIHVAALTFLKDNLKVLRVKFDDIREIPPWMYSLRNLEELSLIGSLCPDVAKNITLESFRELKSLKILFIKSNLVKIPQSTVDVSSHLVKLCIHNDGTKLVMLNNLKKMVNLTELELIHCDLERIPHSIFSLLTLQDLDLKENNIKSIEEIVSFQHLRKLTALKLWYNSISYIPEHIKKLTSLERLYFSHNKIEILPSHLFLCHKLRFLDLSYNDIRFIPPEIGVLQSLQFFSIACNKVESVPDELYFCKKLKTLKLGKNNLCSLSPKIGNLVFLSHLDLKGNHFEILPPELGECKALKKNGLSVEDALFDTLPSEIREQMKSE; from the exons ATGATTCCGGTAACCGAATTCCGTCAGTTTTCTGAGCAACAGCCAGCCTTCCGAGTGCTAAAACCATGGTGGGATGTGTTCACAGATTATCTAGCTATGGTCATGCTTATGGTAggtgtgtttggctgcactttgCAG GTGATGCAAGATAAGATAATATGTCTGCCTAAAAGAATACAAACCTCTGACAACTCTTCTGCCTATAATGCATCAACTTTTGCGGCCACTACCTTACCACTTCCTGCACCTAACCCGACAGCTTCGACTGGAACTGTGGAAATGAAGGGTCTGAAGACAAACCTAGACATCCAGCAATATAGTTACATCAACCAAATGTGCTACGAGCGTGCTCTGCATTGGTATGCAAAGTATTTTCCCTATCTGGTCCTCATTCATACTTTGGTTTTCATGTTGTGTAGCAACTTTTGGTTTAAGTTTCCTGGTTCAAGCTCAAAAATTGAACACTTTATTTCAAtcctgggaaaatgttttgattcACCTTGGACAACCAGAGCCTTATCTGAAGTGTCTGGTGAGGAGCCAGAAGAAAAGGACAATGTGAAGAACAATATGACCAAATCCATCACAAGTCCACCTGCAGCAGATAGTCCACTGGTGAAGACTCAGTCCCTGAGATCAATCCCGGAGAAATTTGTTGTTGATAAAACTACAGCAGGGGCCCTGGATAAGAAAGAAGGCGAGCAGGCAAAGGcattatttgaaaaggtaaaaaaattcAGACTCCACGTGGAAGAAGGAGATTTACTTTATACCATGTATGTCCGCCAAACCTTCCTAAAAGTAGTGAAGGTCATAATAATTCTTGGTTACAATAGTGTGCTTGTGTCAGAAGTAAGGTACACTGTGCAGTGTAATGTTGATATACAAGACATGACTGGATATAAGAACTTTTCTTGTAACCATACAATGGCACATCTGTTCTCTAAGCTGTCCTTTTGTTACTTATGCTTTGTTGGTGTCTACGGCCTAACGTGCATCTATACAATTTACTGGCTATTCTATCGATCCTTAAAGGAATACTCATTTGAGTATGTTCGTCAAGAGACTGGCATAGATGATATACCTGATGTCAGAAATGATTTTGCCTTTATGTTCCACATGATTGACCAGTATGATCCTTTGTACTCCAAGAGATTTGCTGTTTTTCTCTCAGAAGTtagtgaaaataaattaaagcaaCTCAACTTAAACAATGAGTGGACAGCTGATAAGCTAAGACAGAGGTCACAAACAAATGCTAACAACCGATTGGAAATTCAGTTATTTATGCTCTCTGGCATTCCAGATACCATCTTTGAAGTCACTGAATTACAGGCTCTTAAGCTGGAAATTATTAATAACGTCACTATACCAGCCACCATTGCTCAGCTTGATCACCTTGAAGAGTTGTCTCTGTATCAGTGCTCCTTAAAAATTCACGTTGCAGCCTTGACATTCTTAAAGGACAACTTAAAGGTATTGAGAGTAAAGTTTGATGACATTCGAGAAATTCCACCATGGATGTATAGTTTGAGGAACTTGGAGGAACTTTCATTAATTGGCTCATTATGCCCAGATGTAGCCAAAAACATTACACTCGAGTCTTTTCGTGAGCTGAAATCTCTTAAAATCTTATTTATAAAGAGTAATTTAGTGAAAATCCCTCAAAGTACTGTTGATGTTTCTAGTCATCTTGTAAAGCTCTGTATCCATAATGATGGCACCAAGTTGGTGATgctgaataatttgaagaaaatgGTCAACTTAACAGAGTTGGAGCTTATTCATTGTGATCTAGAGCGTATTCCCCATTCCATTTTTAGTCTCTTAACACTCCAAGACCTTGATCTGaaagaaaataacatcaaatccaTTGAAGAAATAGTTAGTTTCCAGCACCTGCGAAAACTTACTGCCTTAAAGCTTTGGTATAACAGCATTTCATATATTCCAGAACATATCAAAAAACTAACCAGCCTGGAACGTCTTTACTTTAGCCACAATAAAATAGAGATCCTTCCTTCTCACTTATTCTTATGCCACAAACTCAGGTTCTTAGACTTATCTTACAACGATATTAGATTCATTCCACCTGAAATAGGGGTACTCCAAAGCTTACAGTTTTTCTCAATTGCATGCAACAAAGTAGAAAGTGTACCTGATGAACTCTACTTCTGCAAGAAGTTAAAGACTTTGAAACTTGGGAAAAATAACCTGTGCTCTCTCTCACCAAAAATTGGTAACTTGGTGTTCCTCTCCCATTTGGACCTTAAAGGCAATCACTTTGAAATTCTGCCACCGGAACTTGGTGAATGCAAGGCTTTGAAGAAGAACGGACTTTCTGTAGAGGATGCCTTGTTTGATACGCTGCCTTCTGAAATTAGAGAACAAATGAAATCTGAGTAA